One part of the Paraglaciecola sp. L3A3 genome encodes these proteins:
- the gltA gene encoding citrate synthase: MANNKAILKAGDAEIELPILSGTAGNDVIDIRTLGSSGYFTYDPGFMATGSCESSITFIDGAKGVLLHRGYSIEELARDADYLEVCYMLLHDKTPNAEEYKAFKDTITRHTLVHDQVNNFFRGFRRDAHPMAMLCGTVGAMASFYHDDLDITDPEQRLRSAYRLVAKMPTLVAMCYKYNIGQPFVYPKNELSYAENFLNMMFSVPAEDYKITPAVSRAVDRIFTLHADHEQNASTSTVRLAGSSGANPYACIAAGVASLWGPAHGGANEACLNMLQEIGSVDRIPEFIARAKDKADPFRLMGFGHRVYKNFDPRATVMRESCHEVLTELKIDDPLLNVAMELEKIALSDPYFAEKKLFPNVDFYSGIILKAIGIPTNMFTCIFALARTVGWVSHWHEMLSQPGQKIGRPRQLYTGEAKRPYNKIEK, from the coding sequence ATGGCAAATAATAAAGCCATTTTAAAAGCAGGTGATGCTGAAATTGAACTACCTATATTATCTGGCACAGCCGGAAACGATGTAATAGACATCCGAACTTTAGGTAGCAGTGGTTACTTCACCTATGACCCAGGCTTTATGGCCACGGGTTCTTGTGAATCCTCAATTACGTTTATAGATGGAGCCAAAGGCGTATTGTTACATAGAGGTTACTCCATTGAAGAGTTAGCTCGTGACGCAGACTATCTAGAAGTGTGCTACATGTTGTTACATGACAAAACGCCAAATGCAGAAGAATACAAAGCATTTAAAGATACTATTACTCGTCACACTTTAGTTCATGACCAAGTTAATAACTTCTTCCGTGGTTTCAGACGTGATGCACACCCTATGGCAATGTTATGTGGCACAGTGGGTGCAATGGCGTCTTTTTATCACGATGATTTAGACATTACAGATCCTGAACAAAGACTTCGCAGCGCTTATAGACTTGTAGCTAAAATGCCGACTTTAGTTGCTATGTGTTACAAATATAATATTGGCCAACCTTTTGTTTATCCAAAAAATGAACTTAGTTACGCAGAAAACTTTTTGAATATGATGTTCTCTGTCCCTGCTGAAGATTATAAAATAACACCAGCAGTGTCTCGTGCTGTTGATAGGATTTTTACTCTGCATGCAGATCACGAGCAAAATGCTTCAACATCTACTGTACGTTTAGCTGGTTCATCTGGTGCTAATCCTTATGCATGTATTGCTGCTGGTGTGGCTTCTTTATGGGGACCTGCACATGGTGGAGCAAACGAAGCTTGTTTAAACATGTTACAAGAAATTGGTTCAGTCGATCGTATCCCTGAATTTATTGCTAGAGCAAAAGATAAAGCCGACCCATTCAGATTAATGGGCTTTGGTCACAGGGTTTATAAAAACTTTGATCCTCGCGCCACTGTAATGCGTGAAAGTTGTCATGAAGTATTAACTGAATTAAAAATAGACGATCCATTACTGAATGTCGCTATGGAACTTGAAAAAATTGCATTAAGCGACCCTTACTTCGCAGAGAAAAAATTGTTCCCTAATGTAGATTTCTACTCAGGTATTATTCTGAAAGCAATTGGTATTCCTACAAACATGTTTACTTGTATCTTTGCATTAGCACGTACAGTAGGTTGGGTATCACATTGGCATGAGATGTTAAGTCAACCAGGTCAAAAAATTGGCCGTCCTCGTCAATTATATACAGGTGAAGCGAAACGCCCATATAACAAAATTGAAAAGTAA
- a CDS encoding DUF3025 domain-containing protein, with translation MSDKWHKQYVEQLAMLPMAKLEQLFSLSEINHWPNADGLNKLALQNNMTDLPNFVCQSKIPASDAYYEQIIFQQKIIPTRPNSWHDLFNGLVWLQFPQTKALLNQLHVEDIEQYGLTPRTSRRNNLTHFDECGVIITYQKSQSENCATEQLLAQLQNHQWQAVFVEHRAMWGKQLNSFIFGHANLEMLLQPFIGLTGKWLAVEVEQGFADLTYQQQVLSLDQALVNKIQQEALFSQKKPLYPLPLLGIPGVWNANNNTEFYDNTDYFRPAPKAKV, from the coding sequence ATGAGTGATAAGTGGCATAAACAATATGTAGAACAATTGGCTATGTTACCCATGGCAAAGCTGGAGCAACTATTTTCCCTAAGTGAGATTAATCACTGGCCAAATGCTGATGGCTTAAATAAGTTGGCACTCCAAAACAATATGACTGATTTACCAAACTTCGTATGCCAGTCAAAAATTCCTGCTAGCGATGCCTATTATGAACAAATTATTTTTCAACAAAAAATTATACCTACTCGCCCCAATAGCTGGCATGACTTATTTAATGGTTTGGTCTGGTTACAATTTCCACAAACAAAAGCTCTGTTAAATCAATTGCATGTAGAAGATATTGAGCAATATGGTTTAACGCCGAGAACGTCTCGACGAAATAACCTTACTCACTTTGATGAATGTGGGGTGATAATTACTTACCAGAAGTCTCAATCAGAAAATTGCGCAACAGAGCAATTACTTGCTCAATTACAAAATCATCAGTGGCAGGCCGTTTTTGTTGAACATAGGGCGATGTGGGGAAAACAGTTAAATTCCTTTATATTTGGCCATGCTAATTTAGAAATGTTGTTGCAGCCATTTATTGGTTTAACCGGAAAATGGTTGGCTGTAGAAGTAGAGCAGGGGTTTGCAGATTTAACCTATCAACAACAGGTATTAAGTTTGGATCAAGCCTTGGTTAATAAAATTCAACAGGAAGCGTTATTTTCTCAAAAAAAGCCACTTTATCCCTTACCTTTATTGGGCATCCCTGGAGTTTGGAATGCCAATAATAATACGGAGTTTTATGATAATACTGATTACTTTAGGCCTGCGCCTAAGGCCAAAGTATAG
- the sdhC gene encoding succinate dehydrogenase, cytochrome b556 subunit, whose translation MKKQRPVNLQINTISFPPAAITSILHRITGVALFFALMFVIGAWAISVSSAEGFDYIKDQMAGPLGKFIAIGTISALTYHILGGLRHMMMDMGHWEELESGDLSAKAIIGLWIILTIVVGVVLW comes from the coding sequence GTGAAAAAACAAAGACCAGTTAATTTACAAATAAATACTATTAGTTTTCCTCCCGCCGCTATAACTTCCATCCTCCATCGTATTACAGGCGTTGCATTATTTTTTGCACTTATGTTTGTAATTGGTGCATGGGCAATATCGGTTTCTTCTGCTGAAGGGTTTGATTATATTAAAGATCAAATGGCAGGACCATTAGGTAAATTTATCGCAATCGGTACTATATCCGCATTAACTTATCATATACTTGGTGGCTTGAGGCATATGATGATGGATATGGGACATTGGGAAGAATTAGAGTCGGGTGACCTAAGCGCCAAGGCGATTATCGGTCTTTGGATCATATTAACTATCGTAGTAGGAGTTGTATTATGGTAA
- a CDS encoding ATP-binding cassette domain-containing protein, which translates to MIQIKQLAKKFAVENPKKLSEQEKKDPRLKGRFFHSVRDVSFSCKKGEVLGLLGPNGAGKTTTLRMLSTALKPDAGSVIIGGENVLENPIIARRKIGFLSGTTGLYGRLSGRENIQYFAKLHGMQDNAIETRIQELADLLDMHSFLDRRSENFSTGMKQKTAIARAVIHEPELVILDEPTTGLDIMAAQTVLNFIRGLKDKGTPVIFSTHHLDEVQELCEKVVVIDQGISKFDDSLANFIGLANGSLNQAFMAAIQQPVNGLKGENLCG; encoded by the coding sequence ATGATACAAATAAAACAATTGGCAAAAAAATTTGCTGTGGAAAATCCTAAAAAACTCAGTGAACAAGAGAAAAAAGATCCCAGACTAAAAGGACGTTTTTTTCATTCAGTCAGAGATGTCTCTTTTAGTTGTAAAAAAGGAGAAGTATTGGGCTTGCTTGGCCCAAATGGCGCAGGTAAAACCACTACCTTACGTATGCTGTCTACCGCTTTAAAACCTGATGCCGGCAGTGTCATTATTGGTGGTGAAAACGTACTTGAAAACCCTATAATCGCGAGACGTAAAATTGGTTTTTTATCGGGTACAACAGGTTTATACGGGCGTTTAAGCGGACGTGAAAATATTCAGTATTTTGCCAAACTGCATGGTATGCAAGACAATGCTATCGAAACTCGTATTCAGGAACTAGCTGATTTATTGGATATGCACAGCTTTTTAGATAGACGCTCAGAAAACTTCTCTACCGGTATGAAACAAAAGACGGCGATTGCTCGAGCTGTTATTCATGAACCTGAGTTAGTGATTTTAGATGAACCTACCACTGGTCTGGATATTATGGCGGCACAAACCGTGCTGAATTTTATTCGAGGGTTAAAAGACAAAGGTACCCCAGTTATTTTTTCCACTCATCATTTAGATGAAGTGCAAGAGTTATGTGAAAAAGTAGTGGTAATTGATCAGGGTATTAGTAAATTTGACGACAGTCTTGCCAATTTTATCGGCTTAGCAAATGGCTCATTGAATCAGGCATTTATGGCCGCTATTCAGCAACCAGTAAATGGATTAAAAGGAGAAAATCTATGTGGTTAG
- a CDS encoding ABC transporter permease produces MWLVFSKELKELLRDRKTLFFMIALPLLIFPVIFGIAGFVGKQAIDKAETKVLKYALVGGIHAPAIIEDLKQPDKFQQIEIALDADYKTIIRNGLVDFVLVIPENYSADVLKNGQTKLALHFNDAGLNLVYRRVSEIVKNQSEKFKHIAFDSLGLDESQQTALFKPILLEKVNTADNRENWGEKIGGMLPYLLFILCLQGAMMPAADIGAGEKERGTLETLLISPIDRNKIVFGKFLTIAFAGTMTALITVASMALWGFVLSQGMAIKFVADFMAQIGLIDFVLIFLMLVPVVAIFAAVLLSISIYAKSFKEAQSYMGPMMIFVIIPIMLSILPGVELKGGWAWVPITNVSLAMKELVKGTMDYFQLFAIFGSTVVIAGALFAFCIYWFNKEKVLFR; encoded by the coding sequence ATGTGGTTAGTCTTTTCAAAAGAGCTTAAAGAATTATTAAGAGACCGTAAAACGTTGTTTTTTATGATTGCTTTACCCTTGCTTATTTTTCCGGTGATTTTTGGTATTGCTGGGTTCGTGGGTAAACAAGCCATAGACAAAGCTGAAACTAAGGTGCTTAAGTACGCGCTAGTAGGTGGCATACATGCTCCTGCAATAATTGAAGATTTAAAACAGCCGGATAAGTTTCAACAAATTGAGATCGCCCTTGACGCCGATTATAAAACTATCATTAGAAATGGGCTGGTGGATTTTGTTTTAGTGATCCCTGAAAACTATTCTGCTGATGTACTTAAAAATGGACAAACTAAACTAGCATTACATTTTAATGATGCAGGGTTGAATTTGGTCTACCGCAGGGTGAGTGAAATAGTAAAGAACCAATCAGAGAAGTTTAAACACATTGCATTTGATTCCTTAGGCTTAGATGAGAGTCAACAAACTGCATTATTCAAACCTATATTACTAGAAAAAGTGAATACCGCTGATAATCGAGAAAATTGGGGCGAAAAAATTGGCGGTATGTTGCCTTACCTGTTGTTTATTCTTTGCCTACAAGGGGCCATGATGCCAGCTGCGGATATAGGGGCCGGAGAGAAAGAGCGAGGCACATTAGAAACATTACTCATTTCACCCATCGATAGAAATAAAATTGTATTTGGTAAGTTTTTAACCATAGCATTTGCTGGGACTATGACCGCCCTAATTACTGTAGCCAGTATGGCTTTATGGGGTTTTGTGTTAAGTCAAGGTATGGCCATTAAATTTGTGGCTGATTTTATGGCGCAAATCGGTTTGATTGATTTTGTGTTGATATTTTTAATGTTAGTACCTGTTGTGGCCATTTTTGCTGCTGTTTTGTTGAGTATTTCGATTTACGCAAAAAGCTTTAAAGAAGCTCAAAGCTATATGGGTCCCATGATGATTTTTGTAATCATCCCCATTATGTTATCCATTCTGCCTGGTGTTGAATTAAAAGGCGGTTGGGCTTGGGTTCCCATTACCAATGTATCGTTAGCCATGAAAGAATTGGTAAAAGGCACCATGGACTATTTTCAATTATTCGCCATATTCGGTTCAACAGTAGTTATAGCCGGCGCGCTTTTTGCGTTTTGTATTTATTGGTTTAATAAAGAAAAAGTGTTGTTTAGATAG
- a CDS encoding YIP1 family protein, with product MQQVNNPVQAMQDIFIKPNRVFATIADTHNWSWLPFILISILSALPLYYYFNFVDFDWYRNLIIETSAGDLSPAEIDVMRQAMQQPQILWVSIFGVIFSGIIANAVLALYLNFATKADEECVQGFTDWYGFSWWVSMPTIVTSFISLLIVLFASDNQLSPITLGPTSLAFLLSVAMDSAWFSLAQAIRLESFWVMYLIAVGVSQWTKLPANRTYIIAVAPFLLIWGVWTAVLLFS from the coding sequence GTGCAGCAAGTTAATAATCCAGTTCAAGCAATGCAGGATATATTTATCAAACCCAATCGAGTATTTGCCACTATAGCTGATACTCACAATTGGTCTTGGCTACCTTTTATCCTTATTTCAATTTTATCCGCTTTACCACTGTATTATTACTTTAACTTTGTAGATTTTGACTGGTATAGAAATCTCATTATTGAAACCTCTGCTGGCGATTTAAGTCCTGCAGAAATAGATGTGATGCGACAAGCAATGCAACAACCACAAATTTTATGGGTTAGCATTTTTGGCGTGATATTTTCTGGCATCATAGCAAATGCAGTTTTAGCACTGTATCTTAATTTTGCCACAAAAGCAGATGAAGAATGTGTACAAGGATTTACAGATTGGTACGGTTTTAGTTGGTGGGTTAGCATGCCGACAATTGTCACCAGTTTCATAAGTTTACTTATTGTATTATTTGCTTCTGACAATCAATTATCACCTATTACTTTAGGCCCAACCTCTCTAGCGTTCTTATTATCAGTAGCAATGGACTCAGCATGGTTTTCCTTAGCTCAAGCAATCCGATTAGAAAGCTTTTGGGTGATGTATCTCATTGCAGTAGGTGTCAGCCAATGGACAAAATTACCAGCAAATAGAACCTATATTATTGCGGTTGCTCCTTTCTTGCTTATATGGGGTGTTTGGACAGCAGTGTTATTATTCAGCTAA
- a CDS encoding M28 family metallopeptidase: MKICHKLVTLCIPLVMIFSSCEDKKIVEPVVTDNFSQVYKNINVEDIKTHIKTLSSDEFEGRLPTTVGEQKTLDYLLKEFKQLGYQPGNGDSYLQAVDLIEITADPNMVMSIGDNKLNYKEQMMASSKLEQSQVELKESELVFVGYGINAPEYDWNDYSDVDVKGKTVVILVNDPGFETPESGLFQGKSMTYYGRWTYKYEEASRQGAAAALIVHETKPASYGWSVVANSWSGPQYNLVSENSNADKVAVEGWLTLDSAEKVFASAGLDFFAEKQKAKAANYNRRMGVTASVTINNTFKKSTSYNVIATLPGTSAADEHLIYTAHWDHLGKDETKQGDQIYNGAHDNATGIAASLAIAKSFSELTIKPKRTVTFLMVTAEEQGLLGSKYYTEHPLIPLDKTVANINMDAMNVLGKTKDVAVVGMGKSELETYLRKAAKAQNRHIVQEGKPEAGYYYRSDHFNFAKKGVPALYAKGGNEPIDQVTADYRKRTNVIITGCYHQVCDQFRENWDLSGIQQDAQLLFKVGHDLVNSNDWPKWTETSEFQRPR; this comes from the coding sequence ATGAAAATTTGCCATAAACTCGTCACCTTATGTATTCCCCTTGTCATGATTTTTTCATCCTGCGAAGACAAAAAAATAGTAGAACCTGTTGTTACTGACAATTTTTCTCAGGTATATAAAAATATTAATGTCGAAGATATTAAAACACACATTAAAACCCTATCGTCAGACGAATTTGAAGGTAGGTTACCGACAACTGTTGGTGAACAAAAAACATTAGATTATTTGCTCAAGGAGTTTAAGCAACTCGGTTATCAGCCAGGTAACGGCGATAGCTATTTACAAGCGGTTGATTTAATTGAAATCACAGCAGATCCAAATATGGTTATGTCTATTGGTGACAACAAGCTCAATTACAAAGAACAAATGATGGCATCTAGCAAACTAGAGCAAAGTCAAGTTGAGCTAAAAGAGTCTGAATTAGTTTTTGTTGGATACGGGATCAATGCCCCTGAATATGATTGGAATGACTATTCAGACGTAGACGTCAAAGGTAAAACCGTGGTCATATTAGTCAATGATCCTGGTTTTGAAACACCTGAAAGTGGCTTATTTCAAGGTAAATCTATGACCTATTACGGTCGATGGACATATAAATATGAAGAGGCTAGCCGTCAAGGTGCTGCAGCTGCATTAATTGTGCATGAAACAAAACCTGCATCTTATGGTTGGTCCGTAGTAGCCAATAGCTGGAGCGGCCCGCAATATAACTTAGTATCAGAAAATAGCAATGCAGATAAAGTAGCGGTAGAAGGCTGGCTAACATTAGACAGTGCAGAAAAAGTATTTGCCAGTGCAGGATTAGATTTTTTCGCCGAAAAACAAAAAGCCAAAGCAGCCAATTACAATAGACGTATGGGCGTAACAGCCTCCGTCACAATAAATAACACCTTTAAAAAATCCACTAGTTATAACGTGATAGCCACATTACCCGGTACCAGTGCAGCAGATGAACACCTTATTTATACCGCACATTGGGATCACTTAGGAAAAGATGAAACTAAACAGGGTGACCAAATTTACAATGGCGCCCACGATAATGCCACAGGAATAGCAGCCAGTTTAGCTATAGCAAAATCATTCTCAGAATTAACTATTAAACCTAAACGAACTGTAACTTTTCTAATGGTCACAGCTGAAGAACAAGGATTATTAGGCTCAAAATATTATACCGAACACCCACTTATTCCATTAGATAAAACCGTAGCCAATATCAATATGGATGCCATGAATGTGTTAGGTAAAACCAAAGATGTGGCGGTGGTGGGCATGGGTAAATCTGAACTAGAAACCTATTTAAGAAAAGCGGCAAAGGCCCAAAATAGACATATTGTTCAAGAAGGCAAACCCGAGGCCGGATATTATTATCGAAGCGATCATTTCAACTTTGCTAAAAAAGGCGTGCCAGCACTGTATGCGAAAGGCGGAAACGAACCTATTGACCAAGTCACCGCTGATTATCGCAAACGAACAAACGTGATCATCACAGGCTGTTACCACCAAGTATGTGATCAATTCCGTGAAAATTGGGATTTATCAGGTATTCAACAAGATGCTCAACTTCTATTTAAAGTGGGTCACGACCTAGTTAATTCAAACGACTGGCCAAAGTGGACAGAAACCAGCGAATTTCAGCGACCAAGGTAA
- the sdhA gene encoding succinate dehydrogenase flavoprotein subunit: MSIPVHEYDAVVIGAGGAGMRAALQISESGKSCALLSKVFPTRSHTVSAQGGITVALGNAHEDNWEWHMYDTVKGSDYIGDQDAIEYMCKTGPEAIIEMENMGLPFSRFENGKIYQRPFGGQSQNFGGEQGARTAAAADRTGHALLHLLYQQNVKNKTKVFSEWYALDLVKNQDGDVVGCTAIDIESGEVVYFKSKAVVLATGGAGRIFASTTNAHINTGDGVGMALRAGVPVQDMEMWQFHPTGIAGAGTLVTEGCRGEGGYLLNKDGERFMERYAPNAKDLAGRDVVARSMMTEIREGRGFDGPLGPHCKLKLDHLGKEVLESRLPGILELSRTFAHVDPVKEPIPVIPTCHYMMGGIPTNVDGQALSVDANGKEKPINGLFACGEIACVSVHGANRLGGNSLLDLVVFGRATGLHLGAAIDGINSREASTDDVDAALTRFNRWENSDIGKGEDPVQIKKDLQQCMQLNFSVFREGDAMATGLKELGEIRERLQNARLDDKSNDFNTQRIECLELDNLMETAYSTAVAANFRTESRGAHSRFDFPDRDDANWLCHSVYLPEDSSMIKREVNMSPKLREAFPPKARTY; encoded by the coding sequence ATGAGTATTCCTGTTCATGAGTATGATGCAGTAGTAATTGGTGCTGGCGGTGCAGGTATGCGCGCAGCATTACAAATTTCTGAGTCTGGCAAATCTTGTGCCTTGTTATCTAAAGTGTTTCCTACACGTTCGCATACTGTATCAGCCCAAGGTGGTATTACTGTTGCCCTAGGTAATGCCCACGAAGATAATTGGGAATGGCACATGTACGATACAGTCAAGGGTTCTGATTATATCGGTGACCAAGATGCTATCGAATATATGTGTAAAACCGGTCCTGAAGCCATAATTGAAATGGAAAACATGGGATTACCATTTTCACGTTTCGAAAACGGAAAAATTTATCAACGTCCTTTTGGCGGTCAATCACAAAACTTCGGTGGTGAGCAAGGTGCTCGTACTGCAGCAGCAGCTGACCGAACTGGTCACGCACTTTTACATTTGTTGTATCAACAAAATGTTAAAAACAAAACTAAAGTATTCAGTGAATGGTATGCCTTAGACTTAGTTAAAAACCAAGACGGTGATGTAGTAGGTTGTACTGCTATCGATATTGAGTCTGGTGAAGTCGTTTATTTCAAGTCTAAAGCGGTTGTTTTAGCAACCGGTGGTGCGGGACGTATTTTTGCTTCAACTACCAATGCTCACATTAACACTGGTGACGGTGTTGGTATGGCACTACGTGCAGGGGTTCCTGTGCAAGATATGGAAATGTGGCAATTTCACCCAACGGGGATCGCAGGTGCTGGTACGCTTGTGACTGAAGGTTGTCGTGGTGAAGGTGGATATTTATTGAATAAAGATGGCGAACGTTTTATGGAACGTTATGCGCCTAACGCCAAAGATTTAGCGGGACGAGATGTTGTTGCTCGTTCCATGATGACAGAAATTCGTGAAGGTCGAGGATTTGATGGTCCTTTAGGTCCACATTGTAAATTAAAACTTGATCATCTAGGTAAAGAAGTACTTGAATCACGTTTACCGGGCATTCTTGAATTATCTCGTACATTTGCGCACGTTGATCCCGTTAAAGAGCCTATTCCTGTTATTCCTACTTGTCATTATATGATGGGCGGTATTCCCACTAATGTTGATGGTCAAGCACTAAGCGTTGATGCTAACGGCAAAGAAAAACCTATTAATGGTTTATTTGCTTGTGGTGAGATTGCTTGTGTATCTGTGCACGGTGCAAACCGTCTAGGTGGCAACTCATTACTCGATTTAGTGGTATTTGGTCGTGCAACTGGATTACATCTTGGTGCAGCAATCGACGGTATAAATTCAAGAGAAGCATCGACTGATGATGTTGATGCAGCTCTAACTCGTTTTAATCGTTGGGAAAATTCTGATATTGGTAAAGGAGAAGATCCGGTACAAATTAAGAAAGATCTGCAGCAGTGTATGCAACTTAACTTCTCCGTATTTAGAGAAGGTGATGCGATGGCAACTGGCTTAAAAGAGTTAGGTGAAATTCGTGAAAGATTGCAAAATGCTCGCCTAGACGACAAGAGTAATGATTTTAATACTCAACGTATTGAATGTTTAGAATTAGATAACTTGATGGAAACTGCTTACAGCACAGCTGTTGCCGCTAATTTCAGAACAGAGAGTCGTGGTGCGCATAGTCGCTTTGACTTCCCTGATCGTGACGATGCTAATTGGTTATGTCACTCTGTCTATTTACCGGAAGATAGCTCAATGATAAAACGTGAAGTAAATATGTCACCTAAACTTCGTGAAGCTTTCCCACCTAAAGCCAGAACTTACTAA
- the sdhD gene encoding succinate dehydrogenase, hydrophobic membrane anchor protein, producing MVTGQASLKRNGVQDFVTIRGTAIIMTAFSLFMAWFFISTPEITYSIWQDLFSGLAMKVFTFLALTSVMFHVRVGMWQVLTDYVKAPGLRAIIQFILNLIAFVYVVIGLFVLWGV from the coding sequence ATGGTAACTGGACAAGCAAGTTTAAAACGTAACGGTGTACAAGATTTTGTCACTATTCGTGGCACTGCAATCATTATGACCGCGTTTTCTTTGTTTATGGCATGGTTCTTTATTTCTACACCTGAAATTACCTATTCAATTTGGCAAGATTTATTTTCTGGTTTGGCAATGAAAGTGTTTACTTTTCTTGCTCTAACTTCTGTTATGTTCCATGTAAGAGTTGGAATGTGGCAAGTATTGACTGATTATGTCAAGGCGCCAGGCCTAAGAGCGATCATTCAATTTATTCTTAATTTAATTGCATTTGTTTATGTAGTTATCGGTTTATTTGTTTTGTGGGGTGTGTAA
- a CDS encoding succinate dehydrogenase iron-sulfur subunit: MQLNFSVYRYNPDVDNAPRMQDYKLEVDEGQDMMVLDALIALKESDPTLSFRRSCREGVCGSDGVNMNGKNGLACITPLSALKGSKIVIRPLPGLPVVRDLVVDMTQFYTQYEKIKPFLINDDNQPPAREFLQSPEEREKLDGLYECILCACCSTSCPSFWWNPDKFIGPAGLLHAYRFLADSRDTATEQRLSDLDDAFSVFRCHGIMNCVSVCPKGLNPTKAIGSIKSMLLKRSV, translated from the coding sequence ATGCAATTGAATTTCTCTGTTTACCGTTATAATCCTGACGTAGACAACGCGCCGCGCATGCAAGATTACAAACTTGAAGTTGACGAAGGCCAAGACATGATGGTGTTGGATGCCTTGATTGCTTTGAAAGAAAGCGATCCTACTTTATCTTTCCGTCGTTCATGTCGTGAAGGTGTATGTGGATCTGATGGTGTCAACATGAATGGCAAAAATGGCTTAGCATGTATTACACCTTTGTCAGCCCTTAAAGGCTCAAAAATCGTTATTCGCCCATTACCAGGTTTACCAGTAGTGCGTGATTTAGTGGTTGATATGACACAATTTTATACTCAGTATGAAAAAATTAAACCGTTTTTGATTAATGACGATAATCAACCACCGGCAAGAGAGTTTTTACAATCTCCTGAAGAAAGAGAAAAATTGGACGGATTGTACGAATGTATTTTATGTGCATGTTGTTCAACTTCTTGTCCTTCATTCTGGTGGAATCCTGATAAATTTATCGGTCCTGCTGGTTTATTACATGCATACCGTTTCTTGGCTGATAGCCGAGATACGGCGACAGAACAACGTCTTAGTGATTTGGATGATGCATTTAGTGTATTCAGATGCCACGGTATTATGAACTGTGTCAGTGTTTGCCCTAAAGGACTCAATCCAACTAAAGCGATTGGTTCTATCAAATCCATGTTGTTAAAACGTTCTGTGTAA
- a CDS encoding BrnT family toxin, whose amino-acid sequence MKIFDWNPDKNKLLIEERGISFEDVIYYLQNNCLLDDLKHSNQKKYPNQRIFVINIENYAYLVPYIETDIEIFLKTVIPSRKATKLYIGDQ is encoded by the coding sequence ATGAAAATATTTGATTGGAATCCTGATAAAAACAAGCTCCTGATTGAAGAGCGCGGTATCTCATTTGAAGATGTTATATATTATCTTCAAAATAATTGTCTATTAGATGATTTGAAACACTCAAATCAGAAAAAATATCCTAATCAGCGTATTTTCGTCATTAATATTGAGAACTACGCATATTTAGTTCCATATATTGAAACTGATATAGAAATTTTCTTAAAAACAGTTATTCCTAGTCGCAAGGCTACCAAGCTATACATAGGTGATCAGTGA